The Prosthecobacter algae genome contains the following window.
GCACCGACCTGGACACCCAGGAGCAGTGGTTCCTCACCCTTTATCCACGGTCCGTCCGCGAATCCCCGCCGCCGAACTACGTCACCGTCCAGATCAAGCCCGCCCGCGGCACCATCCGCCTTTACCGCCCCTGATTTCCCCCCGCCCAAAGGCCCCCTCAAGGGGTCCCCAAGGGCAGTCCACACCTGCGTTTAACCCACCAGCCCCCCCACTCCCCATGAAAACGTCCCTCCCCCCCAGGTCACGTCTCGGATTCTCCTTGGTTGAAGTTGTCGTCGCCATCGGCATCGCCGCCTCCACCATCACGCTGATGATCGGCCTCCTGCCCGCCGGGTTGTCGAACTTCCGCGATGCGCTGAATACCACCGTCACCTCGCAGATCGGCCAGCGCTTGCTGTATGAGGCCGGGCAGACGGACTACGCCGTGCTCACCGCCGCCCCCGCCACGAAGCCCACGCGCTACTTTGACGATGAAGGCACCGAGCTAGCAGATGAAACCGGGGCCATCTACCACGCCCTCACCCGCGTGCAAAATTCCACCGCCATCCCCAGCGCTGTGGGCGGTGCCGCGCAAAACAATCTGGCCACCGTCCTCGTCCAGGTCGTGCTGAATCCGGAAAACCGCCCCCTCACCCTGGCTGGTGCCCCCGTCGGCCCCACGGACCCGCCTGAAGGCACCCTGGACCCCACCCGCACCAACCAGAAATTCGCTACCTTCACCGGCCATGTCGCCAAAAGCCTATGAGCCACCCCACCTCCCATCCCCGCGCCCGGCGGCCCCTGCGGCCTGGCTTTACCCTGATCGAGCTGCTCGTCAGCATGACCGTGGTCACCATTCTCATGCTCATCTTCGCCACCCTCACGGATCGCACCGCCAATATCTGGCGCAGCACCCGGGGAAAAGTCAGCCAGTTCCAGCAGGCACGGGATGCGTTTGACACCATCACGCGCAATCTCTCCCAGGCCACGCTGAACACCTACCTGGACTATTACGACAGCACCGGCGCACGCCGCGATGCCAGCAACTCCGCCACCTTCCAGCCAGATCGCTACGGCCGCCATTCGGAGCTGCGGCTCCTCTCTGGC
Protein-coding sequences here:
- the vccB gene encoding Verru_Chthon cassette protein B, whose translation is MKTSLPPRSRLGFSLVEVVVAIGIAASTITLMIGLLPAGLSNFRDALNTTVTSQIGQRLLYEAGQTDYAVLTAAPATKPTRYFDDEGTELADETGAIYHALTRVQNSTAIPSAVGGAAQNNLATVLVQVVLNPENRPLTLAGAPVGPTDPPEGTLDPTRTNQKFATFTGHVAKSL